A single region of the Nocardioides sp. W7 genome encodes:
- a CDS encoding LCP family protein: MADDEQPPAAPAPATQSLRTRRRRLSPVLTVILVTQLVVAILTAGTVYVVVRQLDDELGPGLAIPHSGDDKPEADGPKEPLNILVMGSDDRSCAGCGIDGESGGGGSDVTMLLHVSADRQEAYGVSLPRDAIVDRPDCVDHEGEEIPGEDAVLFNTAFAVGGPLCTVQLVETLTGVFVDHFIVLDFRGFKEMVDAVDGVQVCIPKEVRDEKHDIFLDAGTQELTGAQALDYVRERYTLSVTGDIGRMKRQQAFVASMINKLLSANTLSQPTKVRNFLQAVVGSIQVDDELDRVKDLADLAMQFRETGLSDIKFITVPIEDYALDANRLQWTADADRLWQRIIADAPLGRGFSDSSISAAKPPSSQSPTPTAGATASVEQEQERADAQAAGLCA, encoded by the coding sequence GTGGCCGACGACGAGCAGCCGCCGGCCGCGCCGGCACCCGCGACCCAGTCCCTCCGGACTCGCCGGCGTCGCCTCTCCCCCGTGCTGACGGTCATTCTCGTCACCCAGCTCGTCGTCGCGATCCTGACGGCCGGCACCGTGTACGTCGTCGTCCGCCAGCTCGACGACGAGCTCGGGCCGGGGCTGGCGATCCCGCACTCGGGGGACGACAAGCCCGAGGCGGACGGCCCGAAGGAGCCGCTGAACATCCTGGTGATGGGCTCCGACGACCGGAGCTGTGCGGGCTGCGGGATCGACGGCGAGAGCGGCGGGGGCGGGTCCGACGTGACGATGCTGCTGCACGTCTCCGCGGACCGGCAGGAGGCGTACGGCGTGAGCCTGCCGCGCGACGCCATCGTCGACCGCCCCGACTGCGTGGACCACGAGGGCGAGGAGATCCCCGGCGAGGACGCGGTCCTGTTCAACACGGCGTTCGCCGTGGGCGGCCCGCTGTGCACCGTCCAGCTGGTGGAGACGCTGACGGGCGTCTTCGTCGACCACTTCATCGTGCTCGACTTCCGGGGCTTCAAGGAGATGGTCGACGCGGTCGACGGGGTGCAGGTGTGCATCCCGAAGGAGGTGCGCGACGAGAAGCACGACATCTTCCTCGACGCGGGCACCCAGGAGCTCACCGGCGCGCAGGCGCTCGACTACGTGCGCGAGCGCTACACCCTGTCCGTCACCGGTGACATCGGCCGGATGAAGCGGCAGCAGGCCTTCGTGGCGTCGATGATCAACAAGCTGCTCTCGGCCAACACGCTGAGCCAGCCCACCAAGGTCCGCAACTTCCTCCAGGCCGTCGTCGGCTCGATCCAGGTCGACGACGAGCTCGACCGGGTCAAGGACCTCGCCGACCTGGCGATGCAGTTCCGCGAGACCGGCCTGAGCGACATCAAGTTCATCACCGTGCCGATCGAGGACTACGCCCTCGACGCGAACCGGCTGCAGTGGACCGCCGACGCCGACCGGCTGTGGCAGCGGATCATCGCCGACGCCCCCTTGGGTCGCGGCTTCAGCGACAGCTCCATCAGCGCCGCGAAGCCGCCCTCCAGCCAGTCGCCCACGCCGACCGCCGGAGCCACCGCCTCGGTCGAGCAGGAGCAGGAGAGGGCCGACGCCCAGGCCGCCGGCCTCTGCGCCTGA
- a CDS encoding methylated-DNA--[protein]-cysteine S-methyltransferase, which yields MWTVIDSPIGELRLVERHDAITAIEFSPFRDGDGRVRGDRDDAHPMLVETARQLRAYFDRDLKEFDLPLAPVGSDFQRRVWAELVAIGYGETASYGQVAHRLGMTNAASRAVGLANGRNPIPIVIPCHRVIGANGTLTGYAGGLERKQLLLELEQDALF from the coding sequence ATGTGGACCGTCATCGACTCACCGATCGGCGAGCTCCGGCTCGTCGAGCGCCACGACGCGATCACCGCCATCGAGTTCTCGCCCTTCCGCGACGGCGACGGCCGGGTCCGCGGCGACCGCGACGACGCGCACCCGATGCTGGTCGAGACCGCGCGCCAGCTGCGCGCCTACTTCGACCGTGACCTCAAGGAGTTCGACCTCCCGCTCGCGCCCGTGGGCAGCGACTTCCAGCGGCGGGTCTGGGCCGAGCTCGTCGCGATCGGGTACGGCGAAACCGCGTCGTACGGCCAGGTCGCCCACCGGCTCGGCATGACCAACGCCGCCTCGCGTGCGGTGGGCCTGGCCAACGGCCGCAACCCGATCCCGATCGTGATCCCGTGCCACCGGGTGATCGGCGCCAACGGCACCCTCACCGGGTACGCCGGCGGCCTGGAGCGCAAGCAGCTGCTCCTGGAGCTGGAGCAGGACGCGCTGTTCTGA
- a CDS encoding AlkA N-terminal domain-containing protein, with protein sequence MTTSGTTPAGHLDPESCYRAVKSRDRRFDGVFYTAVRTTGIYCRPSCPARTPGYANVTFHPSAAAAQAAGYRACKRCLPDATPGSPDWDVSATAAGRAMRLIADGVVDREGVDGLAGRVGYTPRHLSRILTAELGAGPLALARARRAQTARVLIETTALSHTDVAFAAGFSSVRQFNDTIREVYSASPTELRGRRGSARATTGTVSMRLAVRTPFAGRALLDFLAHHLIPGVEAAGPGWYARTLDLPHGPGTVRLDVDDATTSGETAFVAATFALTDLRDTTAAVERARRLVDADCDPVAVGDHFAGDPVVGPLARATPGLRVPGQVDGDEVAVRTVIGQQVSVAGACTVTGRLVAEHGTPVDTGIPGLTHLFPSAATLAALDPATLPMPRSRGRALVGLCAALASGAVALDRGPDRDVVRRRLLELPGVGPWTADYVAMRALAHPDVFLPTDVGVRNALTGLGHDPGAVVAASERWRPWRSYALMHLWNTLMPPVPATLQES encoded by the coding sequence ATGACGACGAGCGGGACGACACCGGCGGGGCACCTCGACCCCGAGTCGTGCTACCGCGCGGTGAAGTCGCGCGACCGTCGCTTCGACGGCGTCTTCTACACCGCGGTCCGCACGACCGGCATCTACTGCCGACCCAGCTGCCCCGCACGCACCCCGGGGTACGCCAACGTGACCTTCCACCCGAGCGCGGCCGCGGCCCAGGCGGCCGGCTACCGCGCCTGCAAGCGCTGCCTCCCGGACGCGACGCCCGGCAGCCCCGACTGGGACGTCTCCGCGACCGCGGCCGGCCGCGCGATGCGGCTGATCGCCGACGGCGTCGTCGACCGGGAGGGCGTGGACGGGTTGGCGGGCCGGGTCGGCTACACCCCGCGCCACCTGAGCCGGATCCTCACCGCCGAGCTCGGCGCGGGTCCGCTCGCCCTGGCCCGGGCCCGGCGTGCCCAGACCGCCCGGGTCCTGATCGAGACCACCGCGCTGTCGCACACCGATGTCGCGTTCGCGGCGGGGTTCTCCAGCGTGCGCCAGTTCAACGACACGATCCGCGAGGTCTACTCCGCCAGCCCGACCGAGCTGCGCGGTCGCCGGGGGAGCGCCCGGGCGACGACCGGCACCGTCTCGATGCGGCTCGCGGTCCGCACCCCCTTCGCGGGCCGGGCGCTGCTCGACTTCCTGGCGCACCACCTGATCCCGGGCGTGGAGGCCGCGGGCCCGGGCTGGTACGCCCGCACCCTGGACCTCCCGCACGGACCCGGCACGGTCCGACTCGACGTCGACGACGCCACGACCAGCGGCGAGACGGCCTTCGTCGCGGCGACCTTCGCGCTCACCGACCTGCGGGACACGACGGCCGCCGTGGAGCGCGCGCGCCGCCTGGTCGACGCCGACTGCGACCCGGTGGCGGTAGGCGACCACTTCGCCGGCGACCCGGTGGTCGGCCCGCTCGCCCGGGCCACGCCCGGCCTGCGGGTCCCTGGTCAGGTCGACGGCGACGAGGTCGCGGTCCGCACCGTGATCGGTCAGCAGGTCAGCGTGGCCGGCGCCTGCACCGTCACCGGCCGGCTGGTCGCCGAGCACGGCACCCCGGTCGACACCGGCATCCCCGGGCTGACCCATCTCTTCCCGTCCGCCGCCACCCTGGCCGCGCTCGACCCGGCGACCCTGCCCATGCCGCGGTCCCGCGGTCGGGCCCTGGTCGGGCTGTGCGCGGCGCTCGCGTCCGGTGCCGTCGCCCTCGACCGCGGACCCGACCGCGACGTCGTACGCCGCCGGCTGCTGGAGCTGCCCGGCGTCGGGCCATGGACGGCCGACTACGTCGCGATGCGGGCGCTCGCCCACCCCGACGTCTTCCTGCCGACCGATGTCGGCGTGCGCAACGCCCTGACCGGGCTGGGCCACGACCCGGGCGCGGTCGTCGCCGCGAGCGAGCGCTGGCGACCCTGGCGCTCCTACGCCCTGATGCACCTGTGGAACACCCTCATGCCGCCCGTCCCCGCCACCCTTCAGGAGAGCTGA
- a CDS encoding NUDIX hydrolase — protein MSGWQTHATRTAYENAWIRVREDEVTRPDGSTGVYGVTEVRHPAVFIVPVTEEGEVLLIRLFRYPIGRDSLEVPAGGSDGQEPLVAARRELREETGRTAATWTHLGRVFSLNGVADARAEVFLAQGLADEGGGSQAEEGISEVLTVPWDDVLGMVRTGAIHDSETVSCLMLAGLALGRIG, from the coding sequence ATGAGCGGCTGGCAGACGCACGCGACCCGGACGGCCTACGAGAACGCCTGGATCCGGGTGCGCGAGGACGAGGTCACGCGGCCCGACGGCAGCACCGGCGTATACGGCGTGACCGAGGTGCGCCACCCGGCCGTGTTCATCGTCCCGGTGACCGAAGAGGGTGAGGTGCTGCTCATCCGGCTGTTCCGCTACCCGATCGGCCGGGACTCGCTCGAGGTGCCGGCCGGCGGCTCGGACGGGCAGGAGCCGCTGGTCGCGGCCCGGCGGGAGCTGCGCGAGGAGACCGGGCGTACGGCGGCCACCTGGACCCACCTCGGTCGGGTCTTCTCCCTCAACGGCGTCGCGGACGCCCGGGCCGAGGTGTTCCTGGCCCAGGGCCTCGCCGACGAGGGCGGGGGCAGCCAGGCGGAGGAGGGGATCTCCGAGGTGCTCACCGTGCCCTGGGACGACGTCCTGGGCATGGTGCGCACGGGAGCCATCCACGACAGCGAGACGGTCTCGTGCCTGATGCTGGCCGGCCTCGCGCTGGGCCGGATCGGCTGA
- a CDS encoding type II CAAX endopeptidase family protein, translating into MRAELMEGGRLEYHRLQRLGPWAWWRPVVGVLGLLAAFVVVVPFGVLATFTVGIAASGADVTSTVDRMLDTDKVTPLALAYLNVAIAAMIPVTWLLMRSLHGLRPRWLASVLPRIRWGWLLACFGLAVVSLLMTVVVSALLPAQTDGTELSGSLNDFTSTTRDFLLVIVLLTPLQAAGEEYVFRGYLTQAFGGLVRSPWLAVLGPALLFALAHGAQDPPVFFDRFAFGVVAGLLVVWTGGLEAGIAMHVLNNFLAFGVALAFGEMATVLNPTGGTWWSLPVTLTQSLSFLGLTLLVARATGLRTRSEAPVLEAPRPRV; encoded by the coding sequence TTGAGAGCCGAGCTGATGGAGGGCGGGCGGCTGGAGTACCACCGGCTGCAGCGGCTCGGACCGTGGGCCTGGTGGCGACCGGTGGTGGGGGTGCTGGGCCTGCTCGCCGCCTTCGTGGTGGTCGTGCCGTTCGGAGTGCTGGCGACGTTCACCGTCGGCATCGCGGCCTCCGGCGCCGACGTCACCTCGACGGTGGATCGGATGCTCGACACCGACAAGGTCACCCCGCTGGCGCTGGCGTACCTGAATGTCGCGATCGCGGCGATGATCCCGGTCACCTGGCTGCTGATGCGGTCGCTGCACGGCCTGCGGCCGCGCTGGCTGGCCTCGGTCCTGCCCCGGATCCGGTGGGGCTGGCTGCTGGCCTGCTTCGGCCTCGCCGTGGTCTCGCTGCTGATGACCGTGGTCGTCAGCGCGCTGCTGCCGGCCCAGACCGACGGCACCGAGCTCAGCGGGAGCCTCAACGACTTCACCAGCACGACCCGCGACTTCCTGCTCGTCATCGTGCTGCTGACCCCGCTGCAGGCCGCGGGGGAGGAGTACGTCTTCCGGGGCTACCTCACCCAGGCGTTCGGCGGGCTGGTGCGCTCGCCCTGGCTCGCGGTGCTGGGCCCGGCGCTGCTGTTCGCGCTCGCCCACGGTGCGCAGGACCCGCCGGTCTTCTTCGACCGCTTCGCCTTCGGGGTGGTCGCCGGTCTCCTCGTCGTCTGGACCGGCGGCCTGGAGGCGGGCATCGCGATGCACGTGCTGAACAACTTCCTGGCCTTCGGGGTGGCGCTGGCGTTCGGCGAGATGGCGACGGTGCTGAACCCCACGGGCGGCACCTGGTGGAGCCTCCCCGTCACGCTCACGCAGTCGCTGTCGTTCCTCGGCCTGACCCTGCTGGTGGCCCGGGCGACGGGCCTGCGGACCCGCTCGGAGGCGCCCGTTTTGGAGGCGCCGCGACCTCGCGTGTAG
- the gltX gene encoding glutamate--tRNA ligase has product MTAPTAPTVRVRMAPSPTGSPHVGLVRTALFNWAFARHHGGTFVVRIEDTDKARSTQESYDSIIDLMRWLGLDWDEGPEVGGPHAPYFQSERGELYADALARLRESRFTYDCYCTTEEVDARRKASGSKVMGYDGFCRELTDEQVAAFVADGRKPVVRFRMPDGSITWTDLVRGEVTFETQFVPDYALCRANGDPLYTLVNPVDDALMEITHVLRGEDLLSSTPRQLALYAALTELGIAQQTPQFGHLPYVLGEGNKKLSKRDPEAHALAYRDQGFLPEGLLNYLALLGWSIAADRDVFSLAEMVEAFDIGDVNPNPARFDLKKAEAINASHLRLLPLDELTHRVLPHLKAAGVVGDPVGDADAQLLELAMPLVGERINKLTEAVDMLGFLFVAEDDFVRDETDVAKVLTEDGRRVVQAAYDAVEPLTQWSTASLQEALQAKLVDELGFKPRNAYGPVRVAVTGKRISPPLFESMELLGRERSLARLRSAVS; this is encoded by the coding sequence ATGACTGCCCCGACCGCCCCGACCGTCCGCGTCCGCATGGCCCCGTCCCCGACGGGCAGCCCGCACGTCGGCCTCGTGCGCACCGCCCTGTTCAACTGGGCCTTCGCCCGCCACCACGGCGGCACCTTCGTGGTCCGGATCGAGGACACCGACAAGGCCCGCTCCACCCAGGAGTCCTACGACTCGATCATCGACCTGATGCGCTGGCTCGGCCTGGACTGGGACGAGGGCCCCGAGGTCGGCGGCCCGCACGCTCCGTACTTCCAGAGCGAGCGCGGTGAGTTGTACGCCGACGCCCTGGCCCGGCTGCGCGAGTCGCGGTTCACCTACGACTGCTACTGCACCACCGAGGAGGTCGACGCGCGCCGCAAGGCCTCCGGCTCCAAGGTGATGGGGTACGACGGCTTCTGCCGCGAGCTCACCGACGAGCAGGTCGCCGCGTTCGTGGCGGACGGACGCAAGCCGGTCGTCCGGTTCCGGATGCCCGACGGGTCGATCACCTGGACCGACCTGGTCCGCGGCGAGGTCACGTTCGAGACCCAGTTCGTCCCCGACTACGCGCTGTGCCGCGCGAACGGCGACCCGCTCTACACGCTGGTCAACCCGGTCGACGACGCGCTGATGGAGATCACCCACGTGCTCCGGGGCGAGGACCTGCTCTCCAGCACGCCCCGCCAGCTCGCGCTGTACGCCGCCCTCACCGAGCTCGGGATCGCCCAGCAGACGCCGCAGTTCGGCCACCTGCCCTACGTGCTGGGCGAGGGCAACAAGAAGCTCTCCAAGCGCGACCCGGAGGCGCACGCGCTCGCCTACCGCGACCAGGGCTTCCTGCCCGAGGGGCTGCTGAACTACCTGGCCCTGCTGGGCTGGTCGATCGCCGCCGACCGCGACGTCTTCTCGCTGGCGGAGATGGTCGAGGCCTTCGACATCGGCGACGTCAACCCCAACCCGGCGCGCTTCGATCTCAAGAAGGCCGAGGCGATCAACGCCTCGCACCTGCGGCTGCTCCCGCTCGACGAGCTGACCCACCGGGTGCTCCCGCACCTGAAGGCGGCGGGCGTGGTCGGCGACCCCGTCGGCGACGCCGACGCCCAGCTGCTCGAGCTGGCCATGCCCCTGGTCGGCGAGCGGATCAACAAGCTCACCGAGGCCGTCGACATGCTCGGCTTCCTCTTCGTCGCCGAGGACGACTTCGTCCGTGACGAGACCGACGTCGCCAAGGTCCTCACCGAGGACGGCCGACGGGTCGTGCAGGCGGCGTACGACGCCGTGGAGCCGCTCACCCAGTGGTCCACCGCGTCCCTCCAGGAGGCGCTGCAGGCCAAGCTGGTCGACGAGCTCGGCTTCAAGCCGCGCAACGCCTACGGTCCGGTCCGGGTGGCCGTCACGGGCAAGCGGATCTCGCCGCCGCTGTTCGAGTCGATGGAGCTGCTCGGTCGCGAGCGGAGCCTCGCGCGGCTGCGCTCCGCGGTGAGTTGA